From Cucumis melo cultivar AY chromosome 1, USDA_Cmelo_AY_1.0, whole genome shotgun sequence, a single genomic window includes:
- the LOC127148783 gene encoding protein JINGUBANG-like codes for MVMEPRSNNNNGLNRKRFGAYLQSDPAIFAADDNDFSPRHSNASAATSPVYNYDKSPPSGDASPYLMSPWNQSTSPYSKSPWTLRSGMNLYDDEFYAQSGLIGSLVREEGHVYSLAVAGDLLYTGSDSKNIRVWKNLKEYTGFKSNSGLVKSIILCGDRIFTGHQDGKIRIWKVSSKNPKSHSRIGSLPTLKEFVKSSMNPKNYVKVRRNRNVLRIKHFDAISSMSLNEELGLLYSGSWDKTVKVWRIADSKCLESITAHDDAVNAVASGLESLVFTGSADGTVKVWRRELQGKGTKHFLVQVLLKQENAITALVVNKSSAVLYCGSSEGVVNYWESEKHLSHGGVLRGHKLAVLCLATAGNLVFSGSADKSICVWRREENTGSHTCLSVLTGHSGPVKCLAVKEDEEESPSSPEEESDVKKAYGISSRKRRWIVYSGSLDRSVKVWRVAENAPELLKFRDADRTYLNKK; via the coding sequence ATGGTGATGGAACCACggagtaataataataatggattGAATCGGAAGCGATTTGGAGCTTATTTGCAGTCCGATCCGGCGATTTTTGCCGCCGATGACAACGATTTCTCTCCTCGCCACAGCAATGCCTCTGCTGCCACTAGTCCGGTGTATAACTACGACAAATCGCCCCCCAGTGGTGATGCTTCCCCGTATTTGATGTCTCCATGGAATCAGTCCACTTCGCCCTATTCCAAATCTCCCTGGACCCTTCGCTCGGGGATGAATTTGTACGACGACGAATTTTATGCTCAGAGTGGTCTCATCGGCTCTCTCGTGCGTGAGGAAGGTCATGTCTATTCCTTGGCGGTAGCGGGGGATTTGTTATACACTGGATCGGATAGCAAGAACATTCGTGTGTGGAAGAATTTGAAGGAGTATACTGGGTTTAAATCAAATAGTGGATTGGTCAAGTCCATAATTTTGTGTGGAGATAGAATTTTCACGGGACATCAAGACGGAAAGATTCGTATCTGGAAAGTTTCGTCCAAGAATCCAAAATCTCATAGCCGAATCGGAAGTTTACCGACGTTGAAGGAATTCGTCAAAAGCTCAATGAATCCAAAAAATTACGTGAAAGTCCGGCGCAATCGCAACGTCCTCCGTATAAAGCATTTCGACGCCATTTCCTCGATGAGCCTAAACGAGGAGTTAGGGCTTTTATACTCCGGATCTTGGGACAAAACGGTGAAAGTCTGGCGAATCGCAGATTCAAAATGCCTCGAATCAATCACCGCTCACGATGACGCCGTGAACGCCGTCGCATCGGGATTAGAAAGCCTCGTGTTCACCGGATCCGCTGACGGAACGGTGAAGGTGTGGCGGAGAGAGTTACAGGGGAAAGGTACGAAGCATTTTCTGGTTCAGGTGTTGCTGAAGCAAGAAAATGCGATAACGGCGTTGGTTGTGAACAAATCATCGGCAGTTTTGTATTGCGGCTCTTCAGAGGGAGTGGTGAATTATTGGGAGAGCGAGAAGCATCTATCACACGGCGGCGTCCTCCGCGGCCACAAACTAGCTGTGCTGTGTTTAGCGACGGCCGGAAACTTGGTGTTCAGTGGATCGGCAGACAAAAGCATCTGCGTGTGGCGGAGGGAAGAGAACACAGGATCTCACACGTGTCTTTCGGTCTTAACCGGCCACTCAGGACCGGTCAAATGCTTAGCCGttaaggaagatgaagaagaatcgCCATCGTCACCGGAAGAGGAAAGCGATGTGAAAAAGGCGTACGGAATTAGCTCCCGCAAGCGGCGGTGGATTGTGTACAGTGGTAGCCTAGATCGGTCGGTGAAGGTGTGGCGCGTGGCGGAGAACGCGCCGGAGCTGTTGAAATTCCGGGACGCGGATAGGACGTACTTGAACAAGAAGTAG